The following are encoded in a window of Variovorax paradoxus genomic DNA:
- a CDS encoding PepSY-associated TM helix domain-containing protein gives MSTPATKAPSQGGFRQAQAWLHTWCGLWFSWLLFAVFLTGTLAVFDEPITHWMTPEHHAEEAAAAAKKEKGEPTADRAQRLAWGMAYMARHHPGAPMWELWPSDAQGGGELRVFWFDANREYVGVTLDPVTGKPLNDGAGHAARATQGGHHFVDFHYELHAGTVGLWIIGIATMAMLVALVSGVITHKRIFKDFFTFRPKKGQRSWLDAHNAVAVLTLPFQFMIAYTGLVISGTSFMPAPKVLHYGTGPAAQMRFVSELSGSENPVATGRAMPVPVLEPFAARGQERMGQPVRAVVIDHPGDAGARIGVYGWNGDDDALRRLSAATSGMVQFSAATGEVQRVRLPGAADGGAAMTAQSAMGGLHMVTFGGWPMKWLYFLCGLAGTAMMGSGAVLFIVKRRQKHLGEFGGATARVYRLVEALNVAAIAGLAIACVGYLWANRLVPVGIGHRADRELQVFFALWALALVHAFVRQPARAWREQLGALAALCLLLPVVNFLTTGDHLLAQLLRSDWESLGVELGVMAFGLAALGALRHLLRKGAR, from the coding sequence ATGAGCACGCCGGCAACCAAGGCGCCGTCGCAGGGCGGCTTCCGCCAGGCCCAGGCCTGGCTGCACACCTGGTGCGGTCTGTGGTTCTCCTGGCTGCTGTTCGCGGTGTTCCTCACCGGCACGCTGGCTGTGTTCGACGAGCCCATCACCCACTGGATGACCCCGGAGCACCACGCCGAGGAAGCCGCAGCCGCCGCGAAGAAGGAGAAGGGCGAGCCCACGGCCGATCGCGCGCAGCGCCTGGCCTGGGGCATGGCCTACATGGCCAGGCACCACCCGGGCGCGCCGATGTGGGAGCTGTGGCCTTCGGACGCGCAAGGCGGCGGCGAGCTGCGCGTGTTCTGGTTCGATGCCAACCGGGAGTACGTGGGCGTGACGCTCGACCCCGTCACCGGCAAGCCGCTGAACGACGGGGCCGGCCACGCGGCGCGCGCCACGCAGGGCGGCCACCACTTCGTCGACTTTCACTACGAGCTGCATGCCGGCACAGTCGGCCTGTGGATCATCGGCATCGCCACGATGGCGATGCTGGTGGCGCTGGTGTCGGGCGTCATCACGCACAAGCGCATCTTCAAGGACTTCTTCACCTTCCGGCCGAAGAAGGGCCAGCGCAGCTGGCTCGACGCGCACAACGCCGTGGCGGTGCTGACGTTGCCCTTCCAGTTCATGATCGCCTACACCGGCCTCGTGATCTCGGGCACCAGCTTCATGCCGGCCCCCAAGGTGCTGCACTACGGCACGGGCCCGGCGGCGCAGATGCGCTTCGTGTCCGAGCTGAGCGGCAGCGAAAACCCCGTCGCCACCGGCCGCGCCATGCCCGTGCCCGTGCTCGAACCGTTCGCCGCGCGCGGCCAGGAGCGCATGGGCCAACCGGTGCGCGCAGTCGTCATCGACCACCCGGGCGACGCGGGCGCGCGCATCGGCGTGTACGGATGGAACGGCGACGACGACGCGCTGCGCCGGCTCAGCGCTGCCACCTCCGGTATGGTGCAGTTCTCGGCCGCCACCGGCGAGGTGCAGCGCGTGCGCCTGCCGGGCGCCGCCGACGGCGGTGCGGCCATGACCGCGCAGTCGGCCATGGGCGGGCTGCACATGGTCACCTTCGGCGGCTGGCCGATGAAGTGGCTCTACTTTCTGTGCGGCCTCGCGGGCACCGCGATGATGGGTTCGGGCGCCGTGCTGTTCATCGTCAAGCGCCGCCAGAAGCACCTCGGCGAGTTCGGCGGCGCGACGGCGCGGGTCTATCGACTGGTCGAAGCGCTGAACGTCGCGGCCATCGCCGGCCTGGCCATTGCCTGCGTGGGCTACCTGTGGGCCAACCGGCTGGTGCCGGTGGGCATCGGGCATCGTGCCGACCGCGAACTGCAGGTCTTCTTCGCGTTGTGGGCGCTCGCGCTCGTGCATGCCTTCGTGCGCCAACCGGCGCGCGCGTGGCGCGAGCAACTCGGTGCGCTGGCCGCGTTGTGCCTGCTGCTGCCGGTGGTCAATTTCCTCACCACGGGCGATCACCTGCTGGCGCAGTTGTTGCGCAGCGATTGGGAAAGCCTCGGTGTCGAGTTGGGCGTCATGGCCTTCGGCCTTGCGGCGCTCGGCGCGCTGCGTCATCTGCTGCGGAAGGGGGCGCGATGA
- a CDS encoding DUF3325 domain-containing protein — MTTVWASLLGLALAYAGMSCLSFAMDRHHEQLTRGREVPARRRTGLRVIGVVLLAAAVVPCVMAWGATVGSVAWLGFLSAGALPVALLLPYRPRAVAWGAGAAAVAGGAGLVPVLAGLLR; from the coding sequence ATGACGACGGTGTGGGCTTCGTTGCTTGGCCTCGCGCTGGCGTATGCGGGCATGTCGTGCCTGAGCTTTGCCATGGACCGGCACCACGAGCAGCTGACGCGTGGGCGTGAAGTGCCTGCGCGTCGGCGCACGGGCTTGCGCGTGATCGGCGTGGTGCTGCTGGCCGCGGCCGTCGTGCCTTGCGTGATGGCGTGGGGCGCCACGGTCGGGTCGGTCGCGTGGCTGGGCTTCCTGTCGGCGGGGGCGTTGCCGGTGGCGCTGCTGTTGCCGTACCGCCCGCGCGCCGTCGCGTGGGGCGCCGGTGCTGCTGCCGTGGCTGGTGGTGCGGGGCTCGTGCCGGTGCTGGCGGGGCTGCTGCGCTGA
- a CDS encoding Bug family tripartite tricarboxylate transporter substrate binding protein yields the protein MKQTFPWSRRQALAIAAALAACTLGGAHGQGTWPGTQPIKLVVPFTAGSGTDIVARLVAEKLGPALGTSVIVDNRPGAGGTLGAAIAAKAPADGYTLLVHSAGHLVNPWIYKGLSYDTLKDFTGVTPMASLPNVLVTAPSHFTDVKDLVAKAKAKPGGLNYGSAGNGSATHMNAEVFRLAAGVDAQHVPFRGTPEAMTEVMAGRVDWFFAPMVSALPLIKSGKLKALAVGTAGRSSALPDAPTTVEAGVPGSAYLFWVGLFAPARTPQPVVERLQSEVAKIMVSPELKDRLEKLGAEPFTMPTAQFNKFIADETAKAQQVVKAAGIKVD from the coding sequence ATGAAGCAGACATTCCCCTGGAGCCGCCGACAGGCACTCGCGATCGCGGCGGCACTCGCGGCCTGCACGCTCGGAGGCGCGCATGGACAAGGCACTTGGCCGGGCACGCAACCGATCAAGCTGGTCGTGCCCTTCACCGCAGGCAGCGGCACCGACATCGTCGCGCGCCTCGTGGCCGAGAAGCTGGGGCCCGCACTGGGCACCAGCGTGATCGTCGACAACCGCCCCGGCGCGGGCGGCACGCTGGGCGCGGCCATCGCCGCGAAGGCGCCGGCCGACGGCTACACGCTGCTGGTGCATTCGGCCGGCCACCTCGTGAACCCGTGGATCTACAAGGGCCTGTCGTACGACACGCTGAAAGACTTCACGGGCGTGACGCCGATGGCCAGCCTGCCCAATGTGCTGGTCACCGCGCCTTCGCACTTCACCGACGTGAAAGACCTCGTGGCCAAGGCAAAGGCCAAGCCCGGCGGGCTGAACTACGGCTCCGCGGGCAACGGCTCGGCCACGCACATGAATGCCGAGGTGTTCCGCCTCGCGGCGGGCGTCGATGCGCAGCATGTGCCGTTTCGCGGCACGCCCGAGGCCATGACCGAGGTGATGGCCGGACGCGTCGACTGGTTCTTCGCCCCGATGGTGTCGGCGCTGCCGCTGATCAAGAGCGGCAAGCTGAAGGCGCTGGCCGTGGGCACCGCCGGCCGCTCGTCCGCCCTGCCCGACGCACCCACCACCGTCGAGGCCGGCGTGCCGGGCTCGGCCTACCTGTTCTGGGTCGGCCTGTTCGCGCCCGCCAGGACGCCGCAGCCCGTGGTGGAGCGCCTGCAGTCCGAGGTCGCGAAGATCATGGTGTCGCCCGAGTTGAAGGACCGGCTGGAGAAGCTCGGCGCCGAACCCTTCACCATGCCCACGGCGCAGTTCAACAAGTTCATCGCCGACGAGACCGCGAAGGCCCAACAAGTGGTCAAGGCCGCAGGCATCAAGGTGGACTGA
- a CDS encoding cupin domain-containing protein: protein MHVTRFSEAPHYEAPNHFDMRCLRLQGKEAGPSTQMWMGMSQILPGGRTGLDGSPMEKLYLVLEGELHIVGELEGAHQEDVLLPYDSCRFAPGEKRQLENRSNRPVLVALVMPTAPPA from the coding sequence ATGCATGTGACCCGTTTCAGCGAGGCGCCGCACTACGAGGCGCCCAACCACTTCGACATGCGCTGCCTGCGCCTGCAGGGCAAGGAAGCCGGCCCCTCCACGCAGATGTGGATGGGCATGAGCCAGATCCTGCCCGGCGGGCGCACCGGCCTGGACGGCTCGCCGATGGAAAAGCTGTACCTCGTGCTCGAGGGTGAGCTGCACATCGTCGGCGAACTCGAGGGCGCGCACCAGGAAGACGTGCTCCTGCCCTACGACAGCTGCCGCTTCGCGCCCGGCGAGAAGCGCCAGCTGGAGAACCGAAGCAACCGCCCGGTGCTGGTGGCGCTGGTGATGCCGACCGCACCGCCCGCCTAG
- a CDS encoding quinone oxidoreductase family protein — protein sequence MSAILHEPRALRVNGKAANLEALHLDAAPQPEPAAPPGHAVVRVAAAAVNPSDVKAALGLMPQAVWPRTPGRDFAGTVVSGPTEWIGREVYGSGGDVGITRDGSHARYLVLPEAALRAKPKGISMDEAGAVGVPFVTAYEGFRRSGMPQAGQTVLVLGANGKVGQAAVQLAAQAGARVIAVQRGPGPFAGFASAPVDVVDARQHADVGAQVRELTDGRGAHIVYNTVGSAYFEAANKAMAKGATQIFIATHDRAVPFDIFAFYRGMHTYVGIDSLAMDCVASTAQLDAMREGFERGTLKPFPVARHFALDEAIDAYRLVLSGSTDRVVLRP from the coding sequence ATGAGCGCCATCCTTCACGAGCCCCGCGCACTGCGCGTGAACGGCAAGGCCGCCAACCTCGAGGCGCTGCACCTGGACGCCGCGCCGCAGCCCGAGCCCGCCGCGCCGCCCGGCCATGCCGTGGTGCGCGTGGCCGCCGCTGCCGTGAACCCGAGCGACGTGAAGGCCGCGCTGGGCCTCATGCCGCAGGCCGTCTGGCCGCGCACGCCGGGCCGCGACTTCGCAGGCACCGTCGTGAGCGGCCCCACGGAATGGATCGGCCGCGAGGTCTACGGCTCGGGCGGCGACGTCGGCATCACACGCGACGGCTCGCATGCACGCTACCTCGTGCTGCCCGAAGCGGCCCTGCGCGCCAAACCGAAGGGCATCTCGATGGACGAGGCCGGTGCGGTGGGCGTGCCCTTCGTCACCGCCTACGAGGGCTTTCGCCGCAGCGGCATGCCGCAGGCGGGCCAGACGGTGCTGGTGCTGGGTGCCAACGGCAAGGTCGGGCAGGCGGCGGTGCAGCTCGCCGCGCAGGCCGGTGCGCGCGTGATCGCGGTGCAGCGCGGCCCGGGGCCCTTCGCGGGGTTTGCAAGCGCGCCGGTCGATGTGGTCGATGCGCGCCAGCATGCCGACGTGGGCGCGCAGGTGCGCGAACTCACCGACGGGCGCGGCGCGCACATCGTCTACAACACCGTGGGCAGCGCCTACTTCGAGGCCGCCAACAAGGCGATGGCCAAGGGGGCCACGCAGATCTTCATCGCCACGCACGACCGCGCGGTGCCCTTCGACATCTTCGCGTTCTACCGCGGCATGCACACCTACGTGGGCATCGACTCGCTGGCGATGGACTGCGTCGCCTCCACCGCGCAGCTCGACGCGATGCGCGAGGGCTTCGAGCGCGGCACGCTGAAACCCTTTCCCGTCGCACGCCACTTCGCACTCGACGAAGCGATCGATGCCTACCGGCTGGTGCTGTCGGGCAGCACCGACCGCGTCGTGCTGCGCCCCTGA
- a CDS encoding 3-keto-5-aminohexanoate cleavage protein, with protein MNNPKTLITCAVTGNLVKPEQTPHLPITPVQIADECLAAAEAGAGQVHIHVRHPETGKPSMEIELYREVVDRIRRENRELIVNLTTGPGGRFIPSEDDPKIAAPGTTLLPPEKRVEHIALIKPDVCSLDLNTMNSGPDVVINTPKNVRRMAKVMREAGVKPELEIFDSGDIHLALDLIADGTLDGPAMWTFVLGVKYGFAPTPETLLYARNLLPRGAFWSAFGIGRTEFPIVAQSWLLGGHVRVGMEDNIYLEKGVLAESNAQLVAKAHDILRSLGGDVANPREARAMLGLADTRTVQGAAR; from the coding sequence GTGAACAACCCAAAGACGCTCATCACCTGCGCGGTCACGGGCAACCTCGTGAAGCCCGAGCAGACGCCGCACCTGCCGATCACGCCGGTGCAGATTGCCGACGAATGCCTGGCCGCCGCCGAAGCCGGCGCGGGCCAGGTGCACATCCACGTGCGCCACCCCGAGACCGGCAAGCCTTCGATGGAGATCGAGCTGTACCGCGAGGTGGTCGACCGCATCCGCCGCGAGAACCGCGAGCTCATCGTGAACCTCACGACCGGGCCGGGCGGGCGCTTCATTCCGAGCGAGGACGATCCGAAGATCGCCGCACCCGGCACCACGCTGCTGCCGCCCGAGAAGCGCGTGGAACACATCGCCCTGATCAAGCCCGACGTGTGTTCGCTCGACCTCAACACCATGAACTCCGGCCCCGACGTGGTGATCAACACGCCGAAGAACGTGCGCCGCATGGCCAAGGTGATGCGCGAGGCCGGCGTGAAGCCCGAGTTGGAGATCTTCGACTCGGGCGACATCCACCTGGCGCTCGACCTCATCGCCGACGGCACGCTCGACGGCCCCGCCATGTGGACCTTCGTGCTCGGCGTGAAGTACGGCTTTGCGCCCACGCCCGAGACGCTGCTCTACGCACGCAACCTGCTGCCGCGCGGCGCCTTCTGGAGCGCCTTCGGCATCGGCCGCACGGAGTTCCCGATCGTCGCGCAGTCGTGGCTGCTGGGCGGCCACGTGCGCGTGGGCATGGAAGACAACATCTACCTCGAGAAAGGCGTGCTGGCCGAGAGCAACGCGCAGCTCGTGGCGAAGGCGCACGACATCCTGCGCAGCCTGGGCGGCGACGTCGCCAACCCGCGCGAGGCCCGCGCGATGCTGGGACTGGCCGACACCCGCACCGTTCAAGGAGCCGCACGATGA
- a CDS encoding SDR family NAD(P)-dependent oxidoreductase, whose protein sequence is MSFDPQSQLHGKVAVITGGLGAIGYATATRLAALGATCVLLHRSGNDGAARAAALPSDSGQHHGATRADIVDTPSLQAAAAEVKAMHGRCDILVNSAGHTQPIAAGDLDALTDELIDDLLRANFRGVFATIRAFAPMLKATGDGLVVNISSIAGFTGVGSNLAYVAAKAGLDVVGDALAKALAPAVRVVSVSPGAVESGFVPGRGAEFANKMANTTPLGRIGKPDDVAATVEALATTLRFVTGTRIVVDGGRHL, encoded by the coding sequence ATGAGCTTCGACCCTCAATCCCAACTCCACGGCAAGGTCGCCGTCATCACCGGCGGCCTCGGCGCCATCGGCTACGCCACGGCCACGCGGCTGGCCGCGCTGGGCGCCACCTGCGTGCTGCTGCACCGCAGCGGCAACGACGGTGCCGCGCGCGCCGCCGCGCTGCCCTCGGACAGCGGCCAGCACCACGGCGCGACCCGCGCCGACATCGTCGACACACCGAGCCTGCAGGCCGCCGCCGCCGAGGTGAAGGCCATGCACGGGCGCTGCGACATCCTGGTCAACAGCGCGGGCCACACGCAGCCCATTGCGGCCGGCGACCTCGACGCGCTGACCGACGAACTCATCGACGACTTGCTGCGCGCCAACTTCCGCGGCGTGTTCGCCACCATCCGCGCCTTCGCGCCGATGCTCAAGGCGACCGGCGATGGGCTGGTGGTCAACATCTCGTCCATCGCCGGCTTCACGGGCGTGGGCAGCAACCTCGCGTATGTCGCGGCCAAGGCCGGGCTCGACGTGGTGGGCGACGCGCTGGCCAAGGCGCTGGCGCCCGCGGTGCGCGTGGTGTCGGTGTCGCCGGGCGCGGTCGAGTCGGGCTTCGTGCCCGGCCGCGGCGCCGAGTTCGCGAACAAGATGGCCAACACCACGCCGCTGGGGCGCATCGGCAAACCCGACGACGTGGCCGCCACCGTCGAAGCGCTCGCCACCACGCTGCGCTTCGTCACCGGCACGCGCATCGTGGTCGACGGAGGGCGCCACCTGTGA
- a CDS encoding dioxygenase, producing MNIATSPDSVLGFALDAMQHTPDPRLRTVMDALTRHLHAFVQEVKLTEEEFEQALEFIVAIGHATGETKNEVVLAADILGVSTVVALQNNQDPHGESPAALLGPFWRANSPACAAGESIARSGTPGTPLEVTGTVRNVSGQPMAGVTVDVWQASPVGLYENQDPEQDDMNLRGRFTTDAQGRFHFRSVRPAGYPVPTDGPCGVLLRAQQRHPNRPAHLHFMLSKPGHKVLITQVFADDDENLESDPTFGVTRQLIGRFALAPDGQSATLQYDFQLEPGEMKFPRPPIP from the coding sequence ATGAACATCGCCACCTCCCCCGATTCAGTGCTCGGCTTCGCGCTCGACGCCATGCAACACACACCCGACCCGCGGCTGCGCACCGTGATGGACGCGCTCACGCGCCACCTGCATGCCTTCGTCCAGGAGGTGAAGCTCACCGAGGAAGAGTTCGAGCAGGCGCTCGAATTCATCGTCGCCATTGGCCACGCCACCGGCGAGACCAAGAACGAGGTGGTGCTGGCGGCCGACATCCTCGGCGTGTCGACCGTGGTTGCGCTGCAGAACAACCAGGACCCGCACGGCGAATCGCCGGCCGCCCTGCTCGGCCCCTTCTGGCGCGCCAACTCGCCGGCCTGCGCGGCGGGCGAGAGCATCGCGCGCTCGGGCACGCCCGGCACGCCGCTCGAGGTGACCGGCACGGTGCGCAATGTGAGCGGGCAGCCGATGGCCGGCGTCACGGTCGACGTGTGGCAGGCCTCGCCGGTCGGGCTCTACGAGAACCAGGACCCGGAACAGGACGACATGAACCTGCGCGGACGTTTCACCACCGACGCGCAAGGCCGCTTTCATTTCCGCAGCGTGCGCCCCGCCGGCTACCCGGTGCCCACCGACGGACCCTGCGGCGTGCTGCTGCGCGCGCAGCAGCGCCACCCGAACCGTCCCGCGCACCTGCACTTCATGCTGAGCAAGCCGGGCCACAAGGTGCTGATCACGCAGGTGTTCGCCGACGACGACGAGAACCTGGAAAGCGACCCGACCTTCGGCGTGACGCGGCAACTGATCGGCCGCTTCGCGCTCGCGCCCGATGGCCAGAGCGCCACGCTGCAGTACGACTTTCAGCTCGAGCCCGGCGAGATGAAGTTCCCCCGTCCGCCCATCCCCTGA
- a CDS encoding LacI family DNA-binding transcriptional regulator, which translates to MSAPSSSSPVTIRDVARAAGVHVSTVSRALSPEKRSLISDEVLRVVEEAAQRLGYRPNRAASALRTGRTHTIGVLVPDITNAVFPPILQGIEASAAARGYFVFVTNVVDPALARPVLERMLAQRVDGVILATATRDDPLVDFVAKAGMKSVLVNRADETGRLPAVVSDDRLAMKLAVDHLVGLGHKRIAHLAGPQTIPTGVGRLLGVEQALRDHRMKPARIVECASYSREAGAVAMKQMLAAGAAPQAVVCCNDLVALGAYDALREAGLRVPKDISVTGHNDMPLVDMVDPPLTTIRLPHRELGWRAAEMLFDEIDGQALSASTVVLRPELVVRKSTGAPATR; encoded by the coding sequence ATGAGCGCCCCATCGTCTTCCAGCCCTGTCACCATCCGCGACGTCGCCCGCGCCGCCGGCGTGCACGTGTCGACCGTGTCGCGCGCGCTGAGCCCCGAGAAGCGCTCGCTGATCAGCGACGAGGTGCTGCGCGTGGTCGAAGAGGCCGCGCAGCGCCTGGGCTACCGGCCCAACCGTGCGGCCTCGGCGCTGCGCACGGGCCGCACCCACACCATCGGCGTGCTGGTGCCCGACATCACCAACGCGGTGTTCCCGCCGATCCTGCAAGGCATCGAGGCCAGCGCGGCCGCGCGCGGCTACTTCGTGTTCGTCACCAACGTGGTCGATCCGGCGCTCGCGCGGCCGGTGCTCGAACGCATGCTGGCGCAGCGCGTGGACGGCGTGATCCTGGCCACCGCCACGCGCGACGATCCGCTGGTCGACTTCGTCGCCAAGGCCGGCATGAAGTCCGTGCTGGTCAACCGCGCCGACGAAACCGGCCGCCTGCCCGCCGTGGTGAGCGACGACCGGCTGGCCATGAAGCTCGCGGTCGATCACCTCGTGGGCCTGGGCCACAAGCGCATCGCGCACCTTGCGGGGCCGCAGACCATCCCGACCGGCGTGGGTCGCCTGCTGGGCGTGGAGCAGGCCTTGCGCGACCATCGCATGAAGCCGGCCCGCATCGTCGAGTGCGCGAGCTACAGCCGCGAGGCGGGGGCGGTCGCGATGAAGCAGATGCTTGCGGCCGGTGCCGCGCCGCAGGCCGTGGTCTGTTGCAACGACCTCGTGGCACTGGGCGCCTACGACGCGCTGCGCGAGGCCGGCCTGCGCGTGCCGAAAGACATCTCCGTCACCGGCCACAACGACATGCCGCTGGTCGACATGGTCGATCCGCCGCTCACCACCATCCGCCTGCCGCACCGAGAACTCGGCTGGCGCGCGGCCGAGATGCTGTTCGACGAGATCGACGGGCAGGCGCTGTCAGCCTCCACCGTGGTGCTGCGGCCGGAGCTGGTGGTGCGCAAGTCGACCGGCGCGCCCGCCACGCGCTGA
- a CDS encoding thermonuclease family protein, translating to MRFRPVFLLLSLGLSLPLLTHAASPRTCLVVGVSDGDTLTARCGRSGAYEQVKVRIAAIDAPEKAQPYGQRSRQALSRLCYAEKAVITERDTDRYGRTVADVRCNGEDAGRRMVAEGWAWVYDYHGIAKKRGGDLFRLEAAARAQHLGLWADTAPTPPWDWRRERREQPRNGGGSQPWGDVRFEPLS from the coding sequence ATGCGCTTTCGCCCCGTCTTCCTGCTTCTGTCCCTCGGTCTTTCCCTCCCGCTGCTGACCCACGCGGCGTCGCCGCGCACCTGCCTCGTCGTCGGCGTGAGCGATGGCGACACGCTCACCGCGCGCTGCGGCCGCAGTGGCGCGTACGAGCAGGTCAAGGTGCGCATCGCCGCCATCGACGCGCCCGAGAAAGCGCAACCCTACGGCCAGCGCAGCCGCCAGGCGCTGAGCCGCCTGTGCTACGCCGAGAAGGCCGTCATCACCGAGCGCGACACCGACCGTTACGGCCGTACGGTGGCCGATGTGCGCTGCAACGGCGAAGACGCCGGCCGCCGCATGGTGGCCGAGGGCTGGGCCTGGGTGTACGACTACCACGGCATCGCGAAGAAGCGCGGCGGCGACCTGTTTCGCCTCGAGGCCGCGGCGCGCGCGCAGCACCTGGGCCTGTGGGCCGACACGGCGCCGACGCCGCCGTGGGACTGGCGGCGCGAACGGCGGGAGCAGCCGCGCAACGGTGGCGGTTCGCAGCCGTGGGGCGACGTGCGCTTCGAACCCTTGTCCTGA
- a CDS encoding NAD(P)/FAD-dependent oxidoreductase — MQTPSPSARPHVVIIGCGFGGLEAARKLQRADVDVTVIDKTNHHLFQPLLYQVATAGLAAPSIAAPVRALFRKQANVTTLLAEVTGIDPAARSIQLADGSHVAYDHLIVAAGATHSYFGHDEWAPAAPGLKTLADAFEIRRRVLMSFETAETTTDPERRRALLTFVVIGAGPTGVEMAGTLAEIAKHTLSGEFRRIDPGSAQVLLVEGGPRVLQAMPESLSQKALEQLERLGVEVRLNARVTAIDNAGLEVQTGGGPDGAPLQSYRIPSSCVVWAAGVAASPLGRLLGNATGVECDRAGRIKVEPDLSLAGHPEISVVGDLAAAMSHAPGKPPKPVPGVSPGAKQAGRAAAANILRRLAGQPTVPFRYADYGNLATIGRNSAVVDLGTPFGPLRFSGRFAWLFWLFAHAYFLIGFRNRVVVMWDWASAYWSFQRNARVVADVQGRSES, encoded by the coding sequence ATGCAAACCCCCTCTCCTTCGGCCAGGCCCCACGTTGTCATCATCGGCTGCGGTTTCGGCGGGCTCGAAGCCGCGCGCAAGCTGCAGCGGGCCGACGTCGATGTGACGGTGATCGACAAGACCAACCACCACCTGTTCCAGCCCCTGCTCTACCAGGTGGCAACCGCCGGGCTCGCGGCGCCGTCGATCGCGGCGCCGGTGCGCGCCCTGTTCCGCAAGCAGGCCAACGTGACCACGCTGCTGGCCGAGGTGACGGGCATCGACCCGGCCGCGCGCAGCATCCAGCTGGCCGACGGCAGCCACGTGGCCTACGACCACCTGATCGTTGCGGCCGGCGCCACGCACAGCTATTTCGGGCACGACGAGTGGGCGCCCGCCGCGCCGGGCCTGAAGACGCTGGCCGACGCCTTCGAGATCCGCCGCCGCGTGCTGATGTCCTTCGAGACGGCCGAGACCACCACCGACCCCGAGCGCCGCCGCGCCCTGCTCACCTTCGTGGTGATCGGCGCCGGCCCGACCGGCGTCGAGATGGCCGGCACGCTGGCCGAGATCGCCAAGCACACGCTTTCGGGCGAGTTCCGCCGCATCGACCCCGGCAGCGCGCAGGTGCTGCTGGTCGAGGGCGGCCCGCGCGTGCTGCAGGCCATGCCCGAAAGCCTGAGCCAGAAGGCGCTCGAACAACTGGAACGGCTCGGCGTCGAAGTGCGGCTGAACGCGCGCGTCACCGCCATCGACAACGCCGGCCTCGAAGTGCAGACCGGCGGCGGCCCCGACGGCGCGCCGCTGCAGAGCTACCGCATTCCCAGCAGCTGCGTGGTGTGGGCGGCCGGTGTCGCGGCCTCGCCGCTGGGCCGGCTGCTCGGCAACGCCACGGGCGTCGAGTGCGACCGCGCGGGGCGCATCAAGGTCGAGCCCGACCTGAGCTTGGCGGGCCATCCCGAGATCAGCGTGGTGGGCGACCTGGCTGCCGCCATGAGCCACGCGCCCGGCAAGCCGCCCAAGCCGGTGCCCGGCGTGTCGCCCGGCGCCAAGCAGGCGGGCCGCGCAGCGGCGGCAAACATCCTGCGCCGACTGGCGGGCCAGCCCACCGTGCCGTTCCGCTACGCCGACTACGGCAACCTGGCCACCATCGGGCGCAACTCGGCCGTGGTCGACCTGGGCACGCCCTTCGGGCCGCTGCGCTTCAGCGGCCGCTTCGCGTGGCTGTTCTGGCTGTTCGCGCACGCGTACTTCCTGATCGGCTTTCGCAACCGCGTCGTCGTGATGTGGGACTGGGCCAGCGCCTACTGGAGCTTCCAGCGCAACGCGCGCGTGGTGGCCGACGTGCAGGGCCGCAGCGAGTCCTGA